The following coding sequences are from one Paenibacillus sp. JDR-2 window:
- a CDS encoding S-layer homology domain-containing protein, protein MSKVGKRLALTALAAMMGALPAAGLPAAAAKAAEAGSGTAPLYGNFEDWNGGRTDQATASNRMESIKAVNQDGKLYVMTKGSGMNRDKTLYINADNNAATGANIAGWKDSAGIDYKIEGNAAYAYENGDWVRQGQVVLKDNDTIAEYEIDLTALPAADPAGKIKVGLLSEGSMLPELGELMVPVQPSSSGSAAQAAPPPPTDLAVDGNGAEWADVPELLRSADGKTTVKYAVSADALHMLIEGRIDNGEFPDLWEHLLIDVDRKPSTGNAMWAWASTLGSEYLVQSGLLYEATGSGGWQEAATGLSYARSGTGDAKTIEWTLPLADLHAGDAKSVHVAFLSNNYAMPDPAGDPAEISLVAEPQLTVDGDPSDWAGIQPLTVTADGLTTVKTYVTDGKLFALIDGRIDNAEFPNLWEHLFLDTDKNPSTGTSSWAWAGKLGAEYLVQTAILYASNGSGGWDQTPAVFPYVSAGTGDHKVIEWSMPLSELGITSEQSIHAGFLSNSYAAPDASGDPAVIQLRSSGSSITVDGDDSDWSGVELGASAGGSPYVLDAVQDERKLYVRVKGKNLDLRNVYYLNTDGDSATGASTGLWTEEGFDYKIDRGTLYEYRQQEGDWTEKGPVYLAVTDDSLEMNVYLDELGLHGRKPIQLGFVNRGMLQLPMGGSAPLTVDDAVQTQEAAGVFYPRQSFELLNNPFMGWVAWAKDSSKADGTPYPQQHSLVYAGISWRELEPVKGQFDWAGIEQKYQFAYWASQGKRINLRIVMDTPTADPSHKDIPDWLYEELAAEGNAGTWYDTQEVGSGFSPNYNSETLLAEHERMIAKVAERYDNDPRIAFVQLGSLGHWGEWHTWPSGSGVFPKLSISDRYVQNYLDAFKHKQIGMRKPFPIASEQRTGLFNDVFGIKSSTDEWVGWTQNGWSGIGEFVDNPSDASSAQAASAMPDFWKYAYSGGEFANGNPESWLTDDAIMESLRQLRVSHTSWLGPSSPARTAYGTNIQSNIETMQKMMGYRYVVEAVKHSDSAARGTSASVETVLNNKGVAPFYQDWKLEYSLADANGTIVYKERQDTDLRTLLPGRHVLEHRLNLPNTLATGSYKLLIAVIDPATDSPGMELAIDGKHPDGRYEVGSLTVTGSSGNAGSGNGSTPAADDAKVQRLGNPVLTDGKLAVTLLAGKEKIEVPLQASALAGNPSIVVSDGEVSWELPGSLLAKAKEQAGSGAAWLTITVKPGLDLASYAMKDNAAAQGIGQAVSFGLAVRTAAGEKTLDFAASPVKVTLKPDSTDVNTINLYGIQNERLKAVSASFRNGLLTAQITAPGTYQWLNYEKAFRDVAAGHWAANAIEALAAKQVMRGVDGDRFAPNRSITRVELAAMLARILGLETVPDDGTQTSFRDVPAQAWYTGELKGVLAAGLMNGYGDTFRPNAEITREELAVLAIRAAAKVSGEAASGTSSPDHEEVSYRDMEQISDWASDSVLRAKQLGLMIGDEDGSFRPREGVSRAEAAVITLRLMEMLLK, encoded by the coding sequence ATGAGCAAGGTAGGCAAAAGACTAGCTTTAACGGCATTGGCGGCAATGATGGGGGCTCTTCCGGCTGCAGGACTGCCAGCGGCAGCTGCGAAAGCGGCGGAAGCGGGTTCCGGGACCGCGCCGTTGTACGGCAATTTCGAGGATTGGAATGGCGGGCGCACGGATCAGGCAACGGCAAGCAACCGGATGGAATCGATTAAGGCGGTTAACCAGGATGGCAAGCTCTATGTCATGACGAAGGGAAGCGGGATGAACCGCGACAAGACGCTGTACATAAATGCCGACAATAATGCGGCGACGGGAGCGAATATAGCCGGGTGGAAGGATTCGGCCGGTATTGATTACAAGATTGAAGGCAATGCGGCGTATGCCTACGAGAATGGAGATTGGGTGCGGCAGGGGCAGGTTGTGCTAAAGGATAACGACACCATTGCGGAATACGAGATTGATTTGACGGCGCTTCCGGCTGCGGATCCTGCGGGCAAGATTAAGGTTGGTCTGTTGTCGGAAGGCTCGATGCTGCCGGAGCTCGGCGAGTTAATGGTCCCGGTGCAGCCTTCCTCCTCCGGCAGTGCAGCGCAAGCAGCTCCTCCGCCGCCAACCGATCTGGCCGTTGACGGCAATGGTGCCGAATGGGCTGATGTGCCTGAGCTGCTCCGCAGCGCTGACGGGAAAACAACGGTGAAATACGCGGTATCGGCGGATGCCCTGCATATGCTGATTGAGGGGCGCATCGACAATGGCGAATTCCCGGATTTGTGGGAGCACTTGTTGATCGACGTTGACCGCAAGCCTTCGACGGGTAATGCGATGTGGGCATGGGCGAGCACGCTGGGCTCGGAATACCTCGTACAATCCGGTCTTCTCTATGAGGCGACCGGAAGCGGCGGCTGGCAGGAGGCGGCGACCGGACTGAGCTATGCCCGTTCCGGAACGGGGGATGCAAAGACGATCGAATGGACGCTGCCTCTTGCCGACCTGCATGCCGGCGATGCAAAGTCGGTTCATGTGGCTTTTCTGAGCAATAACTATGCCATGCCGGACCCTGCCGGCGATCCCGCGGAGATTAGCCTTGTGGCGGAGCCGCAGTTAACGGTGGACGGCGATCCCTCGGATTGGGCGGGTATTCAGCCGCTGACGGTTACGGCAGACGGGCTGACAACGGTGAAGACTTACGTGACGGACGGAAAATTATTTGCACTCATTGATGGCCGAATCGATAATGCCGAGTTTCCTAATCTGTGGGAGCATCTGTTCCTGGATACGGACAAAAACCCTTCCACCGGCACCTCCAGCTGGGCATGGGCAGGCAAGCTCGGCGCTGAGTACTTGGTTCAGACAGCTATTCTGTATGCTTCGAACGGGAGCGGCGGCTGGGACCAGACGCCTGCGGTATTCCCTTATGTCAGCGCGGGCACCGGCGATCATAAAGTGATTGAATGGTCCATGCCGCTAAGCGAGCTGGGGATTACGAGCGAGCAGTCCATTCATGCCGGATTCCTGAGCAACAGCTATGCCGCGCCAGACGCAAGCGGCGATCCGGCCGTTATTCAGCTTCGCAGCAGCGGTTCTTCGATTACCGTAGACGGGGACGACAGCGATTGGAGCGGGGTGGAGCTTGGCGCTTCGGCAGGCGGTTCCCCTTACGTGCTGGACGCGGTGCAGGACGAGCGCAAGCTGTACGTTCGGGTGAAGGGGAAGAATCTCGATCTGCGTAACGTCTATTATTTGAATACGGACGGCGATTCGGCTACAGGGGCATCAACCGGCCTATGGACGGAGGAGGGCTTCGATTACAAAATCGACCGGGGAACGTTGTACGAATACCGACAGCAGGAGGGCGATTGGACAGAGAAGGGGCCGGTTTATCTGGCCGTAACGGACGATTCGCTAGAGATGAACGTCTATCTGGATGAGCTTGGCCTTCATGGACGGAAGCCAATCCAGCTTGGGTTTGTCAATCGAGGCATGCTGCAGCTGCCGATGGGCGGCAGCGCGCCGCTGACCGTGGATGATGCGGTGCAGACGCAGGAGGCGGCTGGCGTATTTTACCCGCGCCAAAGCTTTGAGCTGCTGAACAATCCTTTTATGGGTTGGGTGGCTTGGGCGAAGGATTCTTCCAAGGCGGACGGCACTCCGTATCCGCAGCAGCACAGTTTGGTGTATGCGGGGATTTCGTGGCGAGAGCTGGAGCCGGTTAAAGGGCAGTTCGACTGGGCGGGCATCGAGCAGAAATATCAGTTCGCTTATTGGGCTTCGCAGGGCAAACGAATCAATCTGCGGATTGTGATGGATACGCCTACGGCCGACCCGTCCCATAAGGATATTCCGGATTGGCTGTACGAGGAGCTTGCCGCGGAAGGGAATGCCGGCACCTGGTACGATACGCAGGAGGTTGGCTCAGGCTTTAGTCCGAATTACAACAGCGAGACGCTGCTGGCCGAGCATGAGCGGATGATCGCCAAGGTGGCCGAGCGCTACGACAACGATCCGCGGATTGCTTTTGTGCAATTGGGAAGTCTGGGTCACTGGGGAGAGTGGCATACGTGGCCAAGCGGCTCCGGCGTGTTTCCGAAGCTGAGTATTTCAGACCGGTATGTTCAGAATTACCTGGACGCGTTCAAGCATAAGCAGATCGGCATGAGAAAACCGTTCCCGATCGCAAGCGAGCAGCGGACCGGATTGTTTAACGACGTGTTCGGCATCAAATCCAGCACGGACGAGTGGGTAGGCTGGACGCAAAACGGCTGGTCGGGGATTGGAGAGTTCGTGGATAATCCTTCGGATGCTTCATCCGCGCAAGCGGCTTCCGCGATGCCGGACTTTTGGAAGTACGCGTACTCCGGCGGTGAGTTTGCCAACGGCAACCCGGAAAGCTGGCTGACCGATGACGCCATCATGGAATCCCTGCGCCAGTTGCGGGTCAGCCATACCTCATGGCTTGGACCTTCTTCCCCGGCGCGTACAGCATACGGAACCAATATTCAGTCCAACATCGAGACGATGCAGAAAATGATGGGCTACCGCTATGTTGTTGAGGCGGTTAAACATTCAGACTCCGCGGCGCGCGGAACATCCGCCTCCGTCGAGACAGTTCTGAATAATAAAGGAGTTGCTCCGTTCTATCAGGATTGGAAGCTGGAATACAGCCTCGCTGACGCCAACGGAACAATCGTGTACAAAGAGCGGCAGGATACCGATCTGCGTACGCTTCTGCCTGGCCGGCATGTGCTGGAGCACCGGCTGAATTTGCCAAATACGCTGGCGACAGGCAGCTACAAGCTGCTTATTGCCGTCATTGATCCGGCAACGGATTCTCCGGGCATGGAGTTGGCGATCGACGGGAAACATCCGGACGGAAGATACGAGGTTGGCAGTCTGACGGTGACCGGCTCGTCCGGCAATGCGGGCAGCGGAAACGGCTCGACCCCGGCGGCGGATGACGCTAAAGTTCAACGCCTCGGCAATCCGGTTCTGACGGATGGCAAGCTTGCTGTCACACTGCTTGCAGGCAAGGAAAAAATCGAGGTGCCTCTTCAGGCATCGGCTCTCGCGGGCAATCCGTCCATCGTTGTTTCGGACGGGGAAGTAAGCTGGGAGTTGCCGGGTTCCCTGCTGGCCAAGGCGAAGGAGCAGGCTGGAAGCGGCGCGGCTTGGCTGACGATTACCGTTAAGCCCGGGTTGGATCTGGCTTCCTACGCAATGAAGGATAACGCTGCGGCACAAGGCATCGGGCAGGCTGTTTCCTTTGGGCTTGCCGTAAGGACCGCAGCAGGTGAGAAGACCCTTGATTTTGCTGCATCGCCTGTAAAGGTAACCTTGAAGCCCGATTCGACGGATGTAAATACCATTAATCTTTACGGTATTCAGAATGAACGTTTAAAAGCAGTGTCCGCGAGCTTCCGTAACGGATTGTTAACGGCGCAAATAACAGCTCCGGGAACCTATCAATGGCTGAATTACGAGAAGGCCTTCCGTGATGTTGCTGCCGGACATTGGGCGGCGAACGCGATTGAAGCGCTGGCGGCCAAGCAAGTGATGCGGGGAGTAGACGGCGACAGGTTTGCGCCTAACCGCTCCATTACCCGCGTAGAGCTTGCCGCCATGCTTGCAAGAATACTGGGGCTTGAAACGGTGCCGGACGATGGAACGCAAACATCGTTCCGCGATGTTCCGGCGCAGGCTTGGTATACAGGGGAGTTGAAGGGAGTATTGGCAGCGGGATTAATGAATGGTTACGGCGATACGTTCCGGCCAAATGCGGAAATTACCCGGGAGGAGCTGGCGGTTCTGGCTATTCGCGCAGCAGCGAAGGTTTCCGGGGAAGCAGCTTCGGGAACGTCGTCTCCGGATCATGAAGAAGTGAGCTATCGGGATATGGAGCAGATTAGCGATTGGGCATCCGATAGCGTATTGAGGGCAAAGCAGCTTGGTCTTATGATTGGCGATGAAGACGGCTCTTTCCGTCCTCGGGAAGGCGTGTCGCGTGCGGAAGCGGCGGTTATTACGCTTCGTTTGATGGAAATGCTGTTGAAATAA
- a CDS encoding carbohydrate ABC transporter permease, whose product MTTSNKRIVKQTGKYVILTAALVLFAGPLVWMLSTMMKTKAETYKVPPSLLPESLNFEAFNRLFDVQPLMWRWIQNSFTISALVVLGAVLSSSIVAYGFSRFSTKYKDRLFPIVLMTLMIPPSILMIPSYVLFTKLHWVDTWLPLIVPAWLGGAYYIFLFRQFFMTIPQELDEATYLDGGNRWTVFTKVIMPLSKPIVVTTVIFAFVNSWLDFLGPFLYIKSNNMFTLSVGLQMLIGQTSQDFPALAAGAFISIVPIGLLFLFAQRYIVEGVVLTGSKG is encoded by the coding sequence ATGACGACGTCTAACAAACGAATTGTGAAGCAAACCGGCAAATACGTGATTTTAACCGCTGCGCTGGTGCTGTTCGCCGGGCCGCTCGTATGGATGCTGTCGACGATGATGAAAACGAAGGCGGAAACGTACAAGGTTCCTCCCAGTTTGCTGCCGGAATCACTGAACTTCGAAGCATTCAACAGGCTGTTTGATGTACAGCCGCTGATGTGGAGATGGATCCAGAACTCCTTCACCATCTCCGCGCTTGTTGTGCTGGGGGCCGTATTGTCCAGCTCGATTGTAGCTTACGGCTTCTCGCGTTTTTCAACCAAATACAAGGACCGGCTGTTCCCGATCGTCCTTATGACGCTGATGATCCCGCCGTCCATTCTGATGATTCCTTCCTATGTGCTCTTTACGAAGCTGCACTGGGTGGATACGTGGCTGCCGCTGATCGTTCCGGCGTGGCTGGGCGGCGCGTACTACATCTTCCTGTTCCGGCAATTTTTCATGACGATCCCTCAAGAGCTTGACGAAGCGACTTATCTCGACGGAGGGAATCGTTGGACCGTGTTTACGAAGGTTATCATGCCGCTGTCCAAACCGATTGTCGTCACGACCGTAATCTTTGCTTTTGTGAACTCATGGCTCGATTTCCTCGGACCATTCCTTTACATCAAAAGCAACAACATGTTTACCCTCAGCGTTGGTCTGCAGATGCTCATCGGCCAGACGAGTCAGGATTTCCCGGCGCTTGCCGCCGGCGCTTTTATCAGCATTGTGCCAATCGGTCTGCTGTTCCTGTTCGCGCAGCGCTATATTGTCGAGGGGGTGGTGCTCACGGGTTCGAAGGGGTAA
- a CDS encoding carbohydrate ABC transporter permease — MKSKLRRYDTLIFFLFISPWIIGFSLFFLVPFGTSVFYAFTDARLPGAANYNFVGLSNFVDMFNNPIFSKSLGNTAYFVIIGVPIVTAGMLLLAMLLNMNVKGIALYRTFYYLPTLVPIVATVIIWRLVFNSEFGILNAGLSVFGIGKIDWMGSEGLIKPVIILLQVWISGSGVLIFLAALKNVPKHLYEAVLIDGAGKVQSFFRVTLPMISPSILFVVIIQTMYNFQMFTEALLLTKGGPNYAAYTFVYNIYKSAFTDLKFSMAMTQSIFLFALISLVTFVLMKLSKRFVYYEGEK; from the coding sequence ATGAAAAGCAAGCTGAGAAGATACGACACACTTATTTTCTTCTTATTTATTTCCCCTTGGATAATCGGATTCTCGCTCTTTTTCCTTGTTCCTTTTGGTACTTCCGTGTTTTACGCGTTTACCGATGCCCGCCTGCCTGGTGCGGCGAACTATAATTTTGTCGGGTTATCGAATTTCGTAGACATGTTTAATAATCCGATCTTTAGCAAAAGCCTTGGGAACACCGCCTACTTCGTTATCATTGGCGTTCCCATCGTAACGGCGGGCATGCTGCTGCTGGCTATGCTGCTCAATATGAACGTCAAGGGCATCGCCCTTTACCGGACCTTTTATTACTTGCCGACGCTTGTGCCGATTGTGGCGACCGTCATCATCTGGCGATTGGTATTCAACTCGGAATTCGGCATTCTGAATGCGGGATTGTCCGTGTTTGGGATCGGCAAGATCGACTGGATGGGCAGCGAAGGCTTGATCAAGCCGGTCATTATCCTGCTGCAGGTATGGATTTCGGGGAGCGGGGTGCTTATCTTCCTGGCCGCTCTCAAGAACGTGCCGAAGCATCTGTATGAAGCGGTTCTCATTGACGGGGCGGGCAAGGTTCAATCGTTCTTCCGCGTGACGCTCCCGATGATCAGTCCTTCCATTCTGTTTGTTGTCATTATCCAGACAATGTACAACTTTCAGATGTTTACGGAAGCGCTGCTGCTGACGAAGGGCGGACCCAATTACGCGGCTTACACCTTTGTCTATAACATCTACAAGTCGGCGTTTACGGATTTGAAATTCAGTATGGCGATGACGCAGTCCATCTTCCTGTTCGCGCTGATCTCGCTTGTTACGTTTGTTCTTATGAAGCTGTCGAAGCGGTTTGTTTATTATGAAGGTGAGAAATAA
- a CDS encoding Gfo/Idh/MocA family protein, whose product MEKLRMAFIGVGDMGSHHCIGFDLLPECKVNYICDMNQANVDRTLAELTNSKPVIVTDYKELLHKEDIDAVVISVPNYLHREVAVAFLEAGKHVFLEKPVAHTLEDCNAIIEAAESHNRILQIGLVYRYSNVYRRMAEELERGRLGDVKLMWCKEFRDPFPPTEWFYDKNKSGGALVEKDCHHFDIFNWMIGSKPVRVFATGGQHVMKQGQPNLITNSYSHYPAKPIEDVSIIDHAWVTIEYENGSKANLGLCMYLKPRNLMGDGLEIGLIGENGGQMVAKNDKTIDIVGGQNFTRDHLDIDVTSDSIMGGHTGGQTQRIEFVKSVKEGKQPFASAYIGRDALLIALAAEKSIVEERYVYVNELMK is encoded by the coding sequence ATGGAAAAACTGAGAATGGCATTTATCGGCGTAGGAGATATGGGCTCGCATCATTGCATCGGTTTTGATCTGCTGCCGGAGTGCAAGGTGAATTATATTTGCGATATGAACCAGGCAAACGTTGACCGTACGCTTGCGGAGTTGACGAACAGCAAGCCGGTTATCGTAACCGACTATAAAGAGCTCTTACATAAAGAAGACATCGATGCGGTTGTCATCAGCGTTCCGAACTATTTGCACCGTGAAGTAGCAGTCGCTTTTCTCGAAGCCGGCAAGCATGTCTTTCTGGAAAAACCCGTTGCTCATACCCTTGAGGACTGCAACGCGATTATTGAAGCAGCCGAGAGTCATAACCGGATTCTGCAGATTGGTCTCGTGTACCGTTACTCTAATGTATACCGGAGAATGGCCGAGGAGCTGGAGCGAGGCCGCCTTGGCGACGTAAAGCTGATGTGGTGCAAAGAGTTCCGCGATCCGTTCCCTCCGACGGAGTGGTTCTATGACAAGAACAAATCGGGCGGCGCGCTGGTCGAGAAGGACTGCCATCACTTTGATATTTTCAACTGGATGATCGGCTCGAAGCCGGTACGGGTATTCGCAACCGGCGGGCAACACGTGATGAAGCAAGGGCAGCCGAACCTGATTACGAACTCCTACAGCCACTACCCTGCTAAGCCAATCGAAGATGTCTCGATCATCGATCATGCCTGGGTAACGATTGAATACGAGAACGGAAGCAAGGCGAATCTTGGCCTTTGCATGTACCTGAAACCTCGCAATTTGATGGGTGACGGACTTGAGATCGGGCTGATCGGCGAGAACGGCGGCCAGATGGTGGCGAAGAACGACAAGACGATCGACATCGTAGGCGGACAAAACTTCACCCGCGATCATCTCGATATCGACGTTACCTCGGACTCGATTATGGGCGGACATACCGGCGGACAAACGCAGCGAATTGAATTCGTGAAGAGCGTGAAGGAAGGCAAGCAGCCTTTTGCCTCCGCTTATATCGGCAGAGACGCGCTTCTGATTGCGCTGGCGGCGGAGAAATCCATCGTGGAAGAACGCTATGTTTACGTGAACGAACTAATGAAGTAA
- a CDS encoding ABC transporter substrate-binding protein — protein MKTNRKWLLGLFTLVLSMTIIISGCGSNNNGGSNSASNGGQSDNGSAEQTEKPAEPVTITYSQWGTAEELQRTQELLNKFMEANPNITVKLEGKDWGSYWDGLTANAAGGTLPDVFKTSYAFIEKYAELGIFKELDGPLADNGFDLNNIDQSLLGLHKYNGKQVSLPIDANVIVWYYDKAIFADPKKNPKNAPVPSLEPTWDEIIDIATKLTIDKNGKNPGEAGFDGNNIVQWGMSVSPGSTMDWFLEPELWSNGAKLVNDDGSLALNTPEAREVLNFFIDATKKKINTTPAQIEGLGGQVNLGITTGKVAMNPGGNWNTTNFKEANVDYGITYLPKFKENKTVVQPAGIAISSNTKHEDAAYKLLAWLAGPEGQTELAKQGYSIPANKAASDAYIATAGEANKIFLDAQQFGIISPFTVKKTDLVWTYGEQSLKNPLAGDGDVDAAIKDLESKLK, from the coding sequence ATGAAAACAAACAGAAAGTGGTTATTGGGTCTTTTTACGCTGGTATTATCCATGACGATTATCATCTCCGGCTGTGGCAGCAACAATAATGGCGGTTCGAATTCGGCTTCAAACGGCGGGCAAAGCGATAACGGCAGTGCGGAGCAGACAGAGAAACCAGCCGAGCCGGTTACGATTACGTATTCGCAATGGGGAACGGCGGAAGAGCTGCAGCGTACGCAAGAGCTTCTCAATAAGTTCATGGAAGCCAATCCGAATATTACCGTTAAGCTGGAAGGCAAGGACTGGGGCAGCTATTGGGACGGTCTGACGGCTAACGCTGCGGGCGGCACGCTTCCCGACGTATTCAAAACCAGCTATGCCTTTATTGAGAAATACGCTGAGCTTGGCATTTTCAAAGAGCTGGACGGTCCGCTTGCGGACAATGGCTTCGACTTGAACAATATTGACCAAAGCCTGCTCGGTCTACATAAATACAACGGCAAGCAGGTATCGCTTCCGATCGACGCGAACGTTATCGTCTGGTACTACGACAAAGCGATCTTCGCGGATCCGAAGAAGAATCCCAAGAACGCGCCGGTTCCTTCCCTTGAACCAACCTGGGATGAGATTATCGATATCGCAACCAAGCTGACGATCGACAAGAACGGCAAGAACCCTGGCGAAGCCGGCTTTGACGGCAACAACATCGTGCAATGGGGCATGTCCGTATCGCCTGGCTCCACAATGGATTGGTTCCTGGAGCCGGAGCTGTGGTCCAACGGCGCGAAGCTTGTGAACGATGACGGATCGCTTGCCCTGAATACCCCTGAAGCACGTGAAGTACTGAACTTCTTTATTGACGCAACGAAGAAAAAAATCAATACGACACCAGCGCAAATTGAAGGTCTCGGCGGCCAGGTGAACCTCGGCATTACAACCGGCAAGGTTGCAATGAACCCGGGCGGCAACTGGAATACAACCAACTTCAAGGAAGCTAACGTAGATTACGGCATTACGTATCTCCCGAAATTCAAAGAAAACAAAACGGTTGTACAACCGGCTGGTATAGCGATTTCGAGCAACACGAAGCATGAAGACGCGGCTTATAAGCTGCTTGCATGGCTGGCAGGTCCTGAAGGTCAAACGGAGCTGGCGAAGCAAGGCTACTCGATTCCGGCGAATAAAGCGGCATCCGACGCTTATATCGCAACCGCAGGCGAAGCGAATAAAATCTTCCTCGACGCGCAGCAGTTCGGCATTATCTCGCCGTTCACGGTGAAGAAGACGGATCTGGTATGGACATACGGCGAGCAATCGCTTAAGAATCCGCTTGCCGGCGACGGCGACGTGGATGCGGCCATTAAGGATCTGGAATCCAAGCTGAAATAA
- a CDS encoding LacI family DNA-binding transcriptional regulator → MMAKLKDIAEQVGVSISTVSRVMKNDSTRSVSEETRKKIWEVAEKLGYKANRAEKLGKSDNKLMVHIGCVVAIPQNKYNNPYFSVILEGIEKALTESGLRLDFVYSIENQQDIQQLQSLVKEHRIDGMIIVERIDADAYQWIKQNVKAVVGVDLADRTIPVVCYDREAAAKEAVQHLIKQGHKQIGYIGGPELNDPFRQEKRFLGYQSAMREAGLELNDNWIIDVKWDVSLSYELTKQAFEKKGYSPTAIFAASDMMAIAAMRAASERGLRIPEDIAVAGVDNIEISEFTSPPLTTIHVPKIEMGMYAVKLLLDYLNHQYSLPVRMTIPYRMIYRRSSESQQPAISSVQ, encoded by the coding sequence ATGATGGCCAAGTTGAAGGATATTGCAGAGCAGGTCGGGGTATCGATCTCGACGGTATCGCGGGTCATGAAGAATGACTCCACCCGTTCCGTCAGCGAAGAGACCCGTAAGAAAATTTGGGAAGTTGCGGAGAAGCTCGGCTACAAGGCGAACCGTGCGGAGAAGCTGGGCAAATCCGATAACAAGCTGATGGTTCATATCGGCTGTGTCGTTGCCATTCCTCAGAACAAATATAATAATCCTTACTTCTCCGTTATTTTGGAGGGTATCGAGAAAGCATTGACAGAGTCCGGTCTACGGCTGGATTTTGTATACAGCATCGAGAATCAGCAGGATATCCAGCAGCTGCAGTCCCTCGTGAAGGAGCACCGGATTGACGGGATGATTATTGTCGAGCGGATTGACGCGGATGCGTACCAATGGATCAAGCAGAATGTGAAGGCTGTTGTTGGCGTGGATTTGGCGGACAGAACGATTCCGGTCGTCTGCTATGACCGCGAAGCCGCGGCGAAGGAAGCCGTGCAGCATCTCATCAAGCAGGGACATAAGCAGATTGGCTATATTGGCGGTCCGGAGCTGAACGATCCTTTCCGCCAGGAGAAACGGTTCCTCGGCTATCAAAGCGCGATGCGCGAAGCGGGGCTCGAGCTGAACGACAATTGGATTATCGACGTGAAATGGGATGTATCCCTAAGCTACGAACTGACCAAGCAGGCATTCGAGAAAAAAGGCTATTCGCCAACCGCCATATTCGCGGCCAGCGATATGATGGCGATTGCGGCGATGCGCGCCGCTTCGGAGCGCGGTCTTCGCATTCCGGAGGATATTGCGGTTGCTGGCGTCGATAATATCGAAATCTCCGAGTTTACTTCGCCGCCGCTTACGACCATTCATGTACCTAAAATCGAGATGGGAATGTACGCGGTGAAGCTGCTGCTCGATTATTTGAATCATCAATATTCGCTGCCGGTGCGCATGACGATTCCGTACCGGATGATATACCGCCGCTCTTCCGAGTCCCAGCAACCGGCCATTAGCAGCGTGCAATAA